A window from Citrus sinensis cultivar Valencia sweet orange chromosome 5, DVS_A1.0, whole genome shotgun sequence encodes these proteins:
- the LOC102623715 gene encoding histone-lysine N-methyltransferase ASHH1 isoform X1, protein MYSNQELMPLFPSENLQCEEFPSYQHIYQNEFLSRKHKKQKEEDIAICVCRVDPNNLESSCGERCLNVLTSTECTPGYCPCGVFCKNQRFQKCQYAKTKLVKTEGRGWGLLADENIKAGQFIIEYCGEVISWKEARRRSQAYETQGSLKDAYIICLNALESIDATVKGSHARFINHSCQPNCETRKWNVLGEIRVGIFAKQDIPVGTELAYDYNFEWYGGTKVRCLCGAATCSGFLGAKSRGFQEDTYLWEDDDERYSVEKIPLYDSAEDEPSLNLFKTVEATKTEYVVDGKEEYSMGMNVSVKPENHLDSTSLVVQPLESVPMEGVVVNAIKIEESEETKLYPQDTQQQVFSQNNAMISRIRSNSACRNYHIGPESMPKKRSQLKSNGKLKHLAQKHVDAKHVCQLLAFKEAQEEVLRNEEMKNEASTQLASLYNDIRPAIEEHERDSQDSVATSVAEKWIEACCTKLKTEFDLYSSIIKNVACTPTRKPDQAKACDVNSVTEVKYLGF, encoded by the exons ATGTATTCGAATCAAGAATTAATGCCATTGTTTCCTTCCGAGAATCTACAGTGCGAAGAATTTCCGTCGTACCAACATATTTATCAAAACGAGTTCCTCAGTCGAAA gCACAAGAAGCAGAAGGAAGAGGATATTGCTATATGTGTATGCAGAGTTGATCCAAATAATCTAGAAAGTTCTTGCGGAGAGAGATGCTTGAATGTATTAACAAGTACTGAATGCACTCCTGGCTACTGTCCCTGTGGCGTTTTTTGCAAGAATCAG AGATTTCAGAAGTGTCAATACGCTAAAACGAAGTTGGTTAAAACCGAAGGCCGCGGGTGGGGTCTTCTCGCTGATGAGAATATAAAG GCAGGtcagtttattattgaatacTGTGGTGAAGTAATATCATGGAAGGAAGCGAGGCGAAGATCACAAGCCTATGAAACTCAAGGTA GTCTCAAGGATGCATATATCATTTGTCTCAATGCCCTTGAATCCATTGATGCCACTGTAAAAGGAAGCCATGCTAGATTTATTAATCATTCATG CCAACCCAACTGTGAGACAAGGAAGTGGAATGTTTTGGGGGAAATTAGGGTTGGAATATTTGCAAAGCAAGATATTCCTGTTGGAACTGAACTGGCATACGACTATAATTTTGAATGGTATGGAGGCACCAAAGTTCGCTGCCTCTGTGGTGCAGCCACTTGTTCTGGATTTCTTGGAGCAAAGTCTCGTGGTTTCCAG GAGGACACATATCTCTGGGAAGATGACGATGAAAG GTATTCAGTGGAAAAGATTCCACTCTATGATTCCGCTGAAGATGAGCCTTCTTTAAATCTTTTCAAAACTGTTGAAGCAACCAAAACTGAATATGTTGTTGATGGGAAAGAGGAATACTCCATGGGGATGAATGTTAGTGTGAAGCCGGAGAATCATTTGGATTCTACTTCTCTTGTTGTTCAGCCACTTGAATCTGTTCCAATGGAAGGAGTAGTTGTGAATGcaattaaaattgaagaaagtGAAGAGACAAAATTGTATCCACAAGATACTCAACAACAGGtcttttcacaaaataatgCAATGATATCTCGTATCCGAAGTAACAGTGCATGCCGGAATTATCATATTGGACCGGAGTCCATGCCCAAGAAAAGATCACAGTTGAAATCTAATGGAAAGTTGAAACATCTTGCTCAAAAGCACGTTGATGCAAAACATGTATGTCAGCTTTTAGCATTCAAGGAAGCTCAAGAGGAGGTTCTGAGAAACGAG GAAATGAAGAACGAGGCCTCCACTCAGCTTGCTTCCTTGTACAATGACATACGCCCGGCCATTGAGGAGCACGAGAGGGACAGCCAAGATAGTGTTGCTACAAGTGTGGCTGAGAAATGGATCGAAGCCTGCTGCACGAAATTGAAGACAGAGTTTGATCTATATTCCTCAATAATCAAGAACGTGGCCTGCACTCCAACAAGAAAACCCGACCAAGCAAAAGCTTGTGATGTAAACAGTGTAACAGAAGTGAAGTATTTGGGATTTTGA
- the LOC102623715 gene encoding histone-lysine N-methyltransferase ASHH1 isoform X3 has translation MYSNQELMPLFPSENLQCEEFPSYQHIYQNEFLSRKHKKQKEEDIAICVCRVDPNNLESSCGERCLNVLTSTECTPGYCPCGVFCKNQRFQKCQYAKTKLVKTEGRGWGLLADENIKAGQFIIEYCGEVISWKEARRRSQAYETQGSLKDAYIICLNALESIDATVKGSHARFINHSCQPNCETRKWNVLGEIRVGIFAKQDIPVGTELAYDYNFEWYGGTKVRCLCGAATCSGFLGAKSRGFQEDTYLWEDDDERYSVEKIPLYDSAEDEPSLNLFKTVEATKTEYVVDGKEEYSMGMNVSVKPENHLDSTSLVVQPLESVPMEGVVVNAIKIEESEETKLYPQDTQQQVFSQNNAMISRIRSNSACRNYHIGPESMPKKRSQLKSNGKLKHLAQKHVDAKHVCQLLAFKEAQEEVLRNELCAGNEERGLHSACFLVQ, from the exons ATGTATTCGAATCAAGAATTAATGCCATTGTTTCCTTCCGAGAATCTACAGTGCGAAGAATTTCCGTCGTACCAACATATTTATCAAAACGAGTTCCTCAGTCGAAA gCACAAGAAGCAGAAGGAAGAGGATATTGCTATATGTGTATGCAGAGTTGATCCAAATAATCTAGAAAGTTCTTGCGGAGAGAGATGCTTGAATGTATTAACAAGTACTGAATGCACTCCTGGCTACTGTCCCTGTGGCGTTTTTTGCAAGAATCAG AGATTTCAGAAGTGTCAATACGCTAAAACGAAGTTGGTTAAAACCGAAGGCCGCGGGTGGGGTCTTCTCGCTGATGAGAATATAAAG GCAGGtcagtttattattgaatacTGTGGTGAAGTAATATCATGGAAGGAAGCGAGGCGAAGATCACAAGCCTATGAAACTCAAGGTA GTCTCAAGGATGCATATATCATTTGTCTCAATGCCCTTGAATCCATTGATGCCACTGTAAAAGGAAGCCATGCTAGATTTATTAATCATTCATG CCAACCCAACTGTGAGACAAGGAAGTGGAATGTTTTGGGGGAAATTAGGGTTGGAATATTTGCAAAGCAAGATATTCCTGTTGGAACTGAACTGGCATACGACTATAATTTTGAATGGTATGGAGGCACCAAAGTTCGCTGCCTCTGTGGTGCAGCCACTTGTTCTGGATTTCTTGGAGCAAAGTCTCGTGGTTTCCAG GAGGACACATATCTCTGGGAAGATGACGATGAAAG GTATTCAGTGGAAAAGATTCCACTCTATGATTCCGCTGAAGATGAGCCTTCTTTAAATCTTTTCAAAACTGTTGAAGCAACCAAAACTGAATATGTTGTTGATGGGAAAGAGGAATACTCCATGGGGATGAATGTTAGTGTGAAGCCGGAGAATCATTTGGATTCTACTTCTCTTGTTGTTCAGCCACTTGAATCTGTTCCAATGGAAGGAGTAGTTGTGAATGcaattaaaattgaagaaagtGAAGAGACAAAATTGTATCCACAAGATACTCAACAACAGGtcttttcacaaaataatgCAATGATATCTCGTATCCGAAGTAACAGTGCATGCCGGAATTATCATATTGGACCGGAGTCCATGCCCAAGAAAAGATCACAGTTGAAATCTAATGGAAAGTTGAAACATCTTGCTCAAAAGCACGTTGATGCAAAACATGTATGTCAGCTTTTAGCATTCAAGGAAGCTCAAGAGGAGGTTCTGAGAAACGAG TTGTGTGCAGGAAATGAAGAACGAGGCCTCCACTCAGCTTGCTTCCTTGTACAATGA
- the LOC102623715 gene encoding histone-lysine N-methyltransferase ASHH1 isoform X2 produces the protein MYSNQELMPLFPSENLQCEEFPSYQHIYQNEFLSRKHKKQKEEDIAICVCRVDPNNLESSCGERCLNVLTSTECTPGYCPCGVFCKNQRFQKCQYAKTKLVKTEGRGWGLLADENIKAGQFIIEYCGEVISWKEARRRSQAYETQGLKDAYIICLNALESIDATVKGSHARFINHSCQPNCETRKWNVLGEIRVGIFAKQDIPVGTELAYDYNFEWYGGTKVRCLCGAATCSGFLGAKSRGFQEDTYLWEDDDERYSVEKIPLYDSAEDEPSLNLFKTVEATKTEYVVDGKEEYSMGMNVSVKPENHLDSTSLVVQPLESVPMEGVVVNAIKIEESEETKLYPQDTQQQVFSQNNAMISRIRSNSACRNYHIGPESMPKKRSQLKSNGKLKHLAQKHVDAKHVCQLLAFKEAQEEVLRNEEMKNEASTQLASLYNDIRPAIEEHERDSQDSVATSVAEKWIEACCTKLKTEFDLYSSIIKNVACTPTRKPDQAKACDVNSVTEVKYLGF, from the exons ATGTATTCGAATCAAGAATTAATGCCATTGTTTCCTTCCGAGAATCTACAGTGCGAAGAATTTCCGTCGTACCAACATATTTATCAAAACGAGTTCCTCAGTCGAAA gCACAAGAAGCAGAAGGAAGAGGATATTGCTATATGTGTATGCAGAGTTGATCCAAATAATCTAGAAAGTTCTTGCGGAGAGAGATGCTTGAATGTATTAACAAGTACTGAATGCACTCCTGGCTACTGTCCCTGTGGCGTTTTTTGCAAGAATCAG AGATTTCAGAAGTGTCAATACGCTAAAACGAAGTTGGTTAAAACCGAAGGCCGCGGGTGGGGTCTTCTCGCTGATGAGAATATAAAG GCAGGtcagtttattattgaatacTGTGGTGAAGTAATATCATGGAAGGAAGCGAGGCGAAGATCACAAGCCTATGAAACTCAAG GTCTCAAGGATGCATATATCATTTGTCTCAATGCCCTTGAATCCATTGATGCCACTGTAAAAGGAAGCCATGCTAGATTTATTAATCATTCATG CCAACCCAACTGTGAGACAAGGAAGTGGAATGTTTTGGGGGAAATTAGGGTTGGAATATTTGCAAAGCAAGATATTCCTGTTGGAACTGAACTGGCATACGACTATAATTTTGAATGGTATGGAGGCACCAAAGTTCGCTGCCTCTGTGGTGCAGCCACTTGTTCTGGATTTCTTGGAGCAAAGTCTCGTGGTTTCCAG GAGGACACATATCTCTGGGAAGATGACGATGAAAG GTATTCAGTGGAAAAGATTCCACTCTATGATTCCGCTGAAGATGAGCCTTCTTTAAATCTTTTCAAAACTGTTGAAGCAACCAAAACTGAATATGTTGTTGATGGGAAAGAGGAATACTCCATGGGGATGAATGTTAGTGTGAAGCCGGAGAATCATTTGGATTCTACTTCTCTTGTTGTTCAGCCACTTGAATCTGTTCCAATGGAAGGAGTAGTTGTGAATGcaattaaaattgaagaaagtGAAGAGACAAAATTGTATCCACAAGATACTCAACAACAGGtcttttcacaaaataatgCAATGATATCTCGTATCCGAAGTAACAGTGCATGCCGGAATTATCATATTGGACCGGAGTCCATGCCCAAGAAAAGATCACAGTTGAAATCTAATGGAAAGTTGAAACATCTTGCTCAAAAGCACGTTGATGCAAAACATGTATGTCAGCTTTTAGCATTCAAGGAAGCTCAAGAGGAGGTTCTGAGAAACGAG GAAATGAAGAACGAGGCCTCCACTCAGCTTGCTTCCTTGTACAATGACATACGCCCGGCCATTGAGGAGCACGAGAGGGACAGCCAAGATAGTGTTGCTACAAGTGTGGCTGAGAAATGGATCGAAGCCTGCTGCACGAAATTGAAGACAGAGTTTGATCTATATTCCTCAATAATCAAGAACGTGGCCTGCACTCCAACAAGAAAACCCGACCAAGCAAAAGCTTGTGATGTAAACAGTGTAACAGAAGTGAAGTATTTGGGATTTTGA